A genomic region of Nymphalis io chromosome 3, ilAglIoxx1.1, whole genome shotgun sequence contains the following coding sequences:
- the LOC126780950 gene encoding sodium/potassium-transporting ATPase subunit beta-2-like has translation MGLDKRTIKIIVIVTVTVLVIGGIIGLLLGLLLPYRYVELEVWPRSDEYNYEQPLIHFRVSDSGTWHPWYKKLNEFLKPYETTVPEEPPRAPCSVHHHEQRLPVPNCERALSMWAPCNVDNFYGYREGRPCVFLRLNHIHYWVPEPYNVTVPLSIPQDMPNNIKKAMHLYPANQYGDFIWVSCKGEFTADEENIGPIQYIPANMPPGFPTSRLRTADRIPRSDRSLPDLISGPLIAVVFENPHRGVVINVECRIWTRDITYDRNSRVGRARFELYIE, from the exons ATGGGTTTGGATAAACGCACGATTAAGATCATTGTGATTGTAACTGTTACTGTTCTTGTGATTG GTGGAATCATCGGCCTACTTCTAGGTCTTCTATTGCCTTATCGTTATGTTG AACTCGAAGTATGGCCTCGTTCAGACGAATATAACTATGAGCAACCACTGATCCACTTCCGCGTCAGTGACTCGGGAACTTGGCATCCATGGTACAAGAAACTCAATGAATTTCTCAAAC CATATGAGACAACGGTGCCCGAGGAGCCGCCTCGAGCCCCTTGTTCGGTGCATCATCATGAACAACGACTACCCGTACCGAACTGCGAGCGCGCCCTCAGCATGTGGGCTCCTTGCAATGTTGATAATTTCTACGGATACAGAGAAGGCAGGCCTTGTGTCTTCCTTAGATTGAACCAC ATCCACTATTGGGTTCCGGAGCCATATAACGTGACTGTTCCTTTGTCCATCCCGCAAGATATGCCAAACAACATTAAGAAAGCCATG CACCTCTACCCAGCGAACCAATATGGCGATTTCATCTGGGTATCCTGCAAAGGAGAGTTTACCGCTGATGAGGAGAACATCGGGCCAATCCAGTACATCCCCGCCAACATGCCTCCGGGATTCCCCACAAGTCGTCTCCGCACTGCTGATCGTATTCCACGCTCTGATCGGTCACTCCCTGATCTGATTTCTGGACCACTGATTGCAGTTGTTTTTGAGAATCCTCACC GTGGCGTGGTGATCAACGTCGAGTGTCGTATTTGGACACGTGACATTACCTACGATCGCAACAGTCGGGTTGGACGCGCACGTTTCGAACTTTACatcgaataa